Within Paracoccus jeotgali, the genomic segment ATGCAGTTCACCGCCACCGACGTCATCCATTCCTGGACGATCCCCGCTTTCGCGGTCAAGCAGGACGCCGTCCCCGGCCGCATCGCGCAGCTGTCCTTCACCGCGCTGGAAGAGGGCGTCTATTTCGGCCAGTGCTCGGAGCTGTGCGGGATCAACCACGCCTATATGCCGATCGTGGTCAAGGCCGTCGCGCCCGAAGTCTATGCCCAGTGGCTGGAAGGTGCCAAGGTCGAGTTCGCAGCCGCCGATCTGCGCGACGCGCAGCCGCTGCGGCTGGCGGAAAGGTAAGGCGTGACGGACGCAACCGCATATCAGGGTCCGGCCGAGGCCGAGTTCAGCGATTACATCGCGCTGCTCAAGCCTCGCGTCATGTCGCTGGTCGTCTTCACGGCGTTCGTGGGGCTGATCGTCGCGCCCGGCACGCTGCATCCGCTGGTCGCCTTTTGCGCGGTGCTGTTCATCGCCATCGGCGGCGGGGCGTCCGGTGCGCTGAACATGTGGTATGACGCCGATATCGACGCGGTGATGAAGCGGACCCGCAACCGCCCCATCCCCGCCGGCCGCATCGAGGGCCGCGAGGCGCTGGCGATGGGACTGGCGCTGTCGGGGCTGGCGGTGATGATGCTGGGGCTGGCGACCAACTGGTTCGCGGCCGGATTCCTGGCCTTTACGATCTTCTTCTATGGCGTGGTCTACACCATCTGGCTCAAGCGCTCGACGCCGCAGAACATCGTCATCGGCGGCGCGGCCGGGGCCTTCCCGCCCATGATCGGCTGGGCCTGCGTCACCGGCGGGATCTCGGTCGAATCGCTGCTGATGTTCGCGCTGGTCTTCTTCTGGACCCCGCCGCATTTCTGGGCGCTGGCGCTGTTCATGAAGGAAGATTACCACAAGGCCGGCGTGCCGATGCTGACCGTCACCCATGGCCGGCAGGTCACGCGGCGCCATATCTTCGGCTATACGCTGGTGCTGGCGCCGTTTGCGCTGTGGCTGGGCCTGACCAGCATCGGCGGGCCGGTCTATCTGGCCGTGGCGCTGGTGCTGAACGCGCTGTTCATCTGGCGCGGCTGGCAGGTCATGCAGCGCAGCGATGCCGAATCCTACGCAGATAATCACAAGGCCGAAAAAGCGTTCTTCAAGCTATCGCTCTATTACCTGTTCGCGCATTTCATGGCGCTGCTGGTTCAGCATTGGGTGGTGGCATGATGGCACTTCGGACCGAACATGAACTGCACAGCCGCCGCCGCTCGCGCAATGTCGGGCTGCTGGTCGTGCTGCTGTGCTTTGCGGCGCTGATCTTCGGGTTGTCGGTGGTCAAGGTCAGCAACGGCAACGCGGATGCGTTGAAAGGATACGACCACCAGGTGCGACCCGCGCTGCTTCCGCGCGACGAGGGTGTGCGCATCGCCCCCAGCGACTCTCCTGTGGCTGCGCCCGGCACCCCCGCCGCCGAACAAGGGGCGAGGACGACGCCATGAGACTGCTTCCGACAGACAAGAACCAGCGGGTCGTGGTGCAACTGGTCGGCGTGGTGCTGACGATGGGCGCGCTGGCCTGGGCGGCGGTGCCCTTCTATGACTGGTTCTGCCGCGTGACCGGCTATGCCGGCACGACGCAGGTGGCGACCGCGCCCTATGCTGACAGCGAGATCCTGGACGAGACGATCACCGTCCGCTTCGACGCCAACACCGACACCAACCTGCCCTGGACCTTCCGCCCGCTGCAGACCCATATGACCTTGCGCATCGGCGAGACCGGGCTGGCCTATTACGAGGCGATCAACAATTCCGACCATCCGATCATCGGCCGCGCCAGCTATAACGTCGCGCCGCCGGTCGCGGGGTCGTTCTTCTACAAGATCGAGTGCTTCTGCTTTACCGAGCAGCTGCTCGAACCCGGCGAGCGGATGGAGATGCCGGTCACCTTCGAGGTCGACCCCGCCATCGCCACCGATCGCGATGCCAGCAAGGTCCGCGACATCACGCTGAGCTACACCTTCCACCAATACGGGACGCCCGAACCGGCACCGGCTGCACAGGCCGCGCTGGACAGCGCCCCGGCCACCACAAGAACGAACTGACGCATTAGCGGGGACAGCCAATGGCGCAAGCAAAGAATCACGATTATCACATCCTGCCGCCCTCGCTCTGGCCGCTGCTTGGGGCCATCGCGGCGTTTGTCATGTTCACCGGCGGCGTCGCCTGGATGAAGGGCGGGGGGCCGTGGGTCTTCCTGATGGGCGTCGTCGGCGTCTTCTATGTCATGTTCGGCTGGTGGGCGGATGTCGTCCGCGAGGGCGAGACCGGCGATCACACCCCGGTGGTGCGGATCGGCCTGCAATACGGCATCATCCTGTTCATCACCTCCGAGGTGATGTTCTTCGTCGCCTGGTTCTGGGCCTTCTTCAAGAACGCGCTGTATCCGATGGGGCCGGAAAGCCCGCTCAAGGACGGGCCGTGGCCGCCGGAAGGCATCACCACCTTTGACCCCTGGCACCTGCCGCTGATCAACACGCTGATCCTGCTGCTGTCGGGCGTGGCCGTGACCTGGGCGCACCACGCGCTGGTCCATGAAAACGACCGCCGCACGACCATCAACGGCGTCGCCATCGCCGTCTTCCTGGGCGTCTGCTTCACCATCCTGCAGGCCTATGAATACAGCCACGCGGCGTTCGGCCTGTCCGACACCGTCTATGGCGGCGTGTTCTTCA encodes:
- the cyoE gene encoding heme o synthase, whose product is MTDATAYQGPAEAEFSDYIALLKPRVMSLVVFTAFVGLIVAPGTLHPLVAFCAVLFIAIGGGASGALNMWYDADIDAVMKRTRNRPIPAGRIEGREALAMGLALSGLAVMMLGLATNWFAAGFLAFTIFFYGVVYTIWLKRSTPQNIVIGGAAGAFPPMIGWACVTGGISVESLLMFALVFFWTPPHFWALALFMKEDYHKAGVPMLTVTHGRQVTRRHIFGYTLVLAPFALWLGLTSIGGPVYLAVALVLNALFIWRGWQVMQRSDAESYADNHKAEKAFFKLSLYYLFAHFMALLVQHWVVA
- a CDS encoding cytochrome c oxidase assembly protein, which encodes MRLLPTDKNQRVVVQLVGVVLTMGALAWAAVPFYDWFCRVTGYAGTTQVATAPYADSEILDETITVRFDANTDTNLPWTFRPLQTHMTLRIGETGLAYYEAINNSDHPIIGRASYNVAPPVAGSFFYKIECFCFTEQLLEPGERMEMPVTFEVDPAIATDRDASKVRDITLSYTFHQYGTPEPAPAAQAALDSAPATTRTN
- a CDS encoding cytochrome c oxidase subunit 3, which gives rise to MAQAKNHDYHILPPSLWPLLGAIAAFVMFTGGVAWMKGGGPWVFLMGVVGVFYVMFGWWADVVREGETGDHTPVVRIGLQYGIILFITSEVMFFVAWFWAFFKNALYPMGPESPLKDGPWPPEGITTFDPWHLPLINTLILLLSGVAVTWAHHALVHENDRRTTINGVAIAVFLGVCFTILQAYEYSHAAFGLSDTVYGGVFFMATGFHGFHVIIGTIFLFVCLVRLMRGQMSDKQHVGFEAAAWYWHFVDVVWLFLFFAIYVWGR